One genomic segment of Rubeoparvulum massiliense includes these proteins:
- the accB gene encoding acetyl-CoA carboxylase biotin carboxyl carrier protein, translated as MLRFHEIRELIRIFDRSSLTELELKHDGFEIELKKESSVANAEELTQNSQLERSFSEEQAESPSNPVVVQPVEELQAAQPQVAAPTVPQENLHAIVSPMVGTFYAAPSPDASPYVQIGSKVNPESVVCIVEAMKLFNEIEAEVSGEIVQILVENGQLVEYGQPLFMVQTK; from the coding sequence TTGTTGCGATTTCATGAGATTCGTGAACTGATTCGGATTTTTGATCGTTCATCCTTAACTGAGTTAGAACTTAAGCATGATGGTTTTGAAATTGAATTAAAGAAGGAGTCATCTGTTGCAAATGCAGAGGAACTTACACAGAATTCACAACTAGAGCGAAGCTTCAGCGAAGAACAGGCGGAGTCTCCTTCCAATCCTGTTGTGGTACAGCCAGTAGAAGAATTACAAGCAGCCCAACCACAAGTAGCTGCTCCAACTGTTCCACAGGAGAATCTTCACGCCATCGTATCACCGATGGTAGGGACTTTCTATGCAGCACCATCGCCAGATGCTTCACCCTATGTACAGATCGGTTCTAAGGTCAATCCTGAAAGCGTTGTCTGTATAGTAGAAGCCATGAAGCTCTTCAATGAGATTGAGGCTGAAGTGAGTGGTGAGATTGTCCAAATCCTTGTTGAGAATGGGCAGCTTGTGGAGTATGGTCAACCCCTCTTTATGGTCCAAACTAAATAG
- the accC gene encoding acetyl-CoA carboxylase biotin carboxylase subunit — MKKVLIANRGEIAVRIIRACRELGIKTVAVFSEADRDALHVRLADEAYCIGPAPSMDSYLNKTNLITVAKYTESDGIHPGYGFLAENADFAALCGECNLTFIGPSPEAIQRMGDKASAKATMKEAGVPIVPGSEGIIQDVEEAKEVANTIGYPVIIKATAGGGGKGIRVARDEQSLIKGIADTQREAQAAFGNPGVYLEKYIEHFRHVEIQVMADHHGNVVHLGERDCSIQRRLQKLIEEAPSPAITEEIRAAMGAAAVAAAHAVKYEGAGTIEFIFDVETQQFYFMEMNTRIQVEHPVTEWVTGFDLVKEQLRVAMGEALSFTQEDVQLNGCAIECRINAENPEKNFLPSPGRIEAYLPPGGNGVRVDSACYPGYLIPPYYDSMVAKLIVWGHDRNEAIERMKRALQEFVIEGVHTTIPFHLEVMNHPVFVHGEFTTKFLEENF, encoded by the coding sequence ATGAAAAAAGTCTTAATTGCCAATCGCGGTGAAATCGCTGTTCGAATCATCCGTGCTTGTCGTGAACTGGGGATCAAAACGGTGGCTGTTTTTTCAGAGGCAGATCGCGATGCCCTGCATGTGCGTCTTGCTGATGAAGCCTATTGCATTGGACCTGCCCCTTCCATGGATAGCTATTTGAATAAAACCAACTTAATTACTGTTGCCAAGTATACAGAGTCTGATGGAATTCATCCGGGCTATGGTTTTCTCGCGGAGAATGCTGATTTTGCAGCGCTTTGTGGCGAGTGCAATCTCACCTTTATCGGTCCATCCCCTGAAGCAATTCAACGGATGGGAGACAAGGCGTCTGCCAAGGCTACGATGAAAGAAGCAGGAGTTCCCATTGTCCCAGGATCTGAAGGGATTATTCAAGATGTTGAAGAGGCGAAGGAAGTAGCCAATACCATCGGATATCCTGTTATTATTAAGGCTACAGCAGGTGGTGGCGGGAAAGGGATTCGCGTTGCTCGTGATGAGCAGTCCCTCATTAAGGGAATTGCAGATACGCAGCGGGAAGCTCAAGCAGCTTTCGGCAACCCTGGCGTCTACTTGGAAAAATATATCGAGCATTTCCGCCATGTAGAGATTCAGGTGATGGCTGATCACCATGGTAACGTGGTACACTTAGGCGAACGCGACTGCTCCATCCAACGTCGTCTACAAAAGTTGATTGAGGAAGCGCCCTCACCAGCAATCACAGAAGAGATACGGGCGGCTATGGGAGCTGCAGCTGTAGCTGCGGCCCATGCTGTGAAGTATGAAGGAGCAGGAACCATCGAGTTTATTTTCGATGTAGAGACACAGCAATTCTATTTTATGGAGATGAATACACGGATTCAGGTGGAGCATCCTGTTACTGAATGGGTGACTGGATTTGATTTGGTGAAGGAGCAGCTCCGTGTGGCAATGGGAGAAGCTCTATCCTTCACTCAGGAGGATGTTCAATTGAATGGTTGTGCCATTGAGTGCCGTATCAATGCGGAAAATCCGGAAAAGAACTTTCTTCCTTCCCCAGGGAGGATCGAAGCGTATCTTCCACCAGGTGGTAATGGGGTACGGGTGGATAGTGCTTGTTATCCTGGCTATCTGATTCCTCCTTACTATGATTCCATGGTGGCCAAGTTAATCGTCTGGGGTCATGACCGGAATGAAGCGATCGAAAGAATGAAGCGAGCACTGCAAGAGTTTGTCATTGAAGGGGTTCATACCACCATTCCCTTTCATCTTGAGGTGATGAATCACCCTGTATTTGTCCATGGCGAATTTACAACAAAATTCCTTGAGGAGAATTTTTAA
- a CDS encoding Kae1-like domain-containing protein: MMEYILGVDTSNYRTSLCVINTEGQIVAEERPLLEVKRGERGLQQSTALFQHVQRLPQLMESIHRQQPGLKVGLQAIAVSTRPRNQAGSYMPVFRAGELVARSLSTVLELPLYETSHQEGHLAAGEHTADRPLTQERWLAIHLSGGTSELLMVERTKNGYEVQCLGGTTDLHAGQLVDRIGVRLGLPFPAGPELERLAQQGGVTTLSVPSSVKENQFSFSGAETALFRAIDRGEAPTAVARATEQVIANTLEKVLRKAMEQFSVKEVLIVGGVAANAYLRQRLRYRLEHPAVGGRLAFADPCYSGDNAFGVATIGLHSWQSEQ; encoded by the coding sequence ATGATGGAATACATATTGGGCGTAGATACCAGTAATTATCGTACTTCCTTATGTGTGATTAACACGGAAGGACAAATCGTTGCCGAGGAGCGTCCGCTTCTTGAAGTGAAGCGGGGGGAGCGTGGTTTGCAGCAATCAACTGCTCTATTTCAGCATGTACAGCGCTTACCACAATTAATGGAGTCCATTCATCGCCAGCAGCCTGGTCTGAAAGTAGGATTGCAAGCCATTGCGGTGAGTACACGACCACGTAATCAAGCAGGCTCTTATATGCCAGTCTTTCGAGCAGGGGAGCTGGTTGCCCGCTCACTTAGTACGGTACTAGAGCTCCCTCTCTATGAGACTAGCCATCAGGAAGGGCATCTGGCAGCAGGTGAACATACTGCAGATCGCCCCTTAACCCAAGAGCGTTGGTTAGCGATCCATCTCTCGGGGGGTACCAGTGAACTTCTAATGGTGGAACGAACAAAGAATGGTTATGAGGTGCAATGTTTAGGAGGAACCACGGACCTTCACGCAGGACAGCTGGTCGATCGGATCGGTGTCCGCTTAGGCCTGCCTTTTCCAGCAGGTCCAGAACTGGAAAGGTTGGCACAGCAGGGAGGGGTAACCACCTTATCTGTTCCCTCCTCTGTCAAAGAGAATCAATTTAGCTTTTCTGGAGCAGAAACAGCGCTCTTTCGGGCCATTGACCGTGGAGAAGCGCCAACGGCAGTTGCCCGCGCTACCGAACAGGTGATTGCCAATACCTTAGAAAAAGTGCTACGAAAGGCCATGGAACAGTTTAGTGTAAAAGAGGTCCTGATTGTAGGGGGAGTAGCAGCCAATGCTTACTTACGGCAACGGCTACGTTATCGCCTTGAGCATCCTGCAGTAGGCGGACGTCTTGCTTTCGCTGATCCCTGCTATTCCGGTGATAATGCCTTCGGGGTAGCCACTATTGGTCTACACTCTTGGCAATCCGAACAATAA
- the folD gene encoding bifunctional methylenetetrahydrofolate dehydrogenase/methenyltetrahydrofolate cyclohydrolase FolD, translating into MVATLIDGKAIAKATRGRIKEEVTQMKAAGITPGLAVILVGENPASITYVRSKERACEQAGIYSRVIRHPATITEAELLQEIQQLNEDPSIHGILVQLPLPPHISEDLVIEAIRVEKDVDGFHPINTGNLVVGKPGFVPCTPAGIMVMLEEMKIPIAGKHAVIVGRSNIVGKPMASLLLNQNATVTICHSKTVELGEITRQADILVAAVGKPNFISKAEVKPGAVVIDVGINRLPEGLVGDVNFEEVKEVASYITPVPGGVGPMTITMLLENTIQACKQLQG; encoded by the coding sequence ATGGTAGCGACATTAATTGACGGGAAGGCAATCGCCAAAGCAACTCGAGGACGGATTAAAGAGGAAGTCACGCAGATGAAGGCAGCGGGGATCACCCCTGGATTAGCCGTAATTCTGGTTGGGGAAAACCCTGCATCCATTACCTATGTTCGTTCGAAGGAACGAGCATGCGAACAGGCGGGGATCTATTCTCGTGTGATTCGTCATCCTGCAACCATCACGGAAGCGGAATTATTACAAGAGATCCAACAGCTAAATGAGGACCCATCTATTCACGGGATTCTTGTACAATTACCACTGCCTCCCCATATCTCAGAGGATCTAGTGATTGAAGCGATTCGTGTTGAAAAAGATGTAGATGGATTTCATCCCATCAACACAGGGAACCTCGTGGTAGGTAAGCCAGGTTTTGTCCCCTGTACACCTGCAGGTATCATGGTGATGTTAGAGGAGATGAAAATACCCATCGCTGGTAAGCACGCGGTGATCGTAGGCCGTAGCAATATCGTTGGAAAACCGATGGCCAGTCTCCTCCTTAATCAAAATGCAACAGTAACCATCTGCCATTCAAAAACCGTGGAACTCGGAGAGATCACACGTCAAGCTGATATTCTTGTTGCAGCAGTAGGGAAACCCAACTTCATCAGTAAAGCAGAGGTCAAACCTGGTGCTGTCGTCATCGATGTGGGTATCAATCGCTTGCCCGAAGGCTTAGTAGGTGATGTAAACTTTGAAGAGGTAAAGGAAGTGGCTTCCTATATTACCCCTGTACCTGGTGGTGTAGGACCGATGACCATCACCATGCTGTTAGAAAACACCATTCAAGCATGTAAGCAATTGCAAGGATAA
- the spoIIIAE gene encoding stage III sporulation protein AE: MVPRVLLIILLVSMLFTLSVEATTMTPFMEQQANQLNLERVEDYWWQIIRDYGGYLPELQQRTLMEQITESTNPVSVATIFQRASHFFLHEVILNIKLLGTILLLTVFSMILQTMQNAFEQNTVSKVAYAITYLVLFILVINSFHVAISYARDAIGQMSHFMLAIIPLILTIMATTGSLASVALFHPLIIFMVNISSNIISNVVFPFLFFSAVIGMVSSITERFPLSQLAGLLRKVSLGIMGVLLTIFLGVISVQGATSAVTDGIAIRTAKYVTSNFVPVVGRMFSDAADTVMSASYLIKNSVGLVGVIVVVILCAFPAMKILSLSLIYQLSSALMQPLGKNPIIDVLYQIGRNMMFVFAALATIGLLFFLTITMIISAGNISLMVR; this comes from the coding sequence ATGGTACCACGTGTACTACTGATCATCCTATTGGTAAGCATGTTGTTCACCTTGTCGGTCGAGGCGACTACGATGACTCCATTCATGGAGCAGCAAGCGAATCAACTGAACCTGGAGCGAGTTGAGGATTATTGGTGGCAGATCATTCGTGATTACGGAGGATATCTCCCAGAACTGCAACAGCGCACCTTGATGGAGCAGATTACAGAATCCACCAATCCCGTCTCCGTTGCCACGATTTTTCAACGAGCCAGTCATTTTTTTCTCCATGAAGTGATTCTCAATATTAAACTGCTGGGAACGATTCTATTGCTCACTGTATTTTCCATGATCCTCCAGACCATGCAGAATGCCTTTGAACAGAATACGGTGAGTAAGGTGGCCTATGCCATTACCTATCTCGTTTTATTTATTCTCGTCATCAATAGTTTTCATGTGGCCATCTCGTATGCACGGGATGCAATTGGTCAAATGTCCCATTTCATGCTTGCGATCATTCCGCTCATTCTCACCATCATGGCTACCACAGGAAGCCTTGCATCAGTAGCACTCTTCCATCCCTTGATCATCTTCATGGTGAATATCAGTAGCAATATTATCAGCAATGTGGTTTTTCCTTTTCTCTTCTTCTCAGCGGTAATTGGAATGGTTAGCTCCATTACGGAACGCTTTCCCTTATCACAATTGGCTGGCTTGCTCCGGAAGGTGAGCTTAGGAATTATGGGGGTCTTACTTACGATCTTTCTAGGGGTCATCTCGGTTCAAGGGGCTACCAGTGCAGTGACCGATGGGATCGCCATTCGTACCGCTAAGTATGTAACCAGTAACTTCGTCCCTGTAGTGGGTAGAATGTTCTCCGATGCTGCAGATACCGTGATGAGTGCTTCGTACTTAATCAAGAATTCAGTGGGCCTAGTAGGTGTGATCGTCGTCGTGATACTCTGTGCTTTCCCCGCCATGAAGATCTTATCCCTTTCACTCATCTATCAGCTTTCTTCAGCATTAATGCAGCCTTTAGGTAAAAATCCAATCATTGATGTGCTTTATCAGATAGGTAGAAATATGATGTTTGTTTTCGCGGCACTGGCTACCATTGGCTTGCTCTTTTTCTTAACCATCACCATGATCATCAGTGCCGGCAATATCTCCCTGATGGTCCGTTAG
- the spoIIIAF gene encoding stage III sporulation protein AF → MQYLASWIEQLILLVLFATFVDLLLPTTGLQRYVRFILALIILVTMLSPILGLLSNEFSLQSITEKLIMLPLQQNNQSMKELEQAQQRLVNIQEDLIHQEFLLRVQENVRQQVELQFPVSVASIQVHWRKTEGDSLVITGMNVRVAEGNAVRSERGKAGTASSQADQTVHVVQAVNVDPVQIKPISVSDEQTSNESSGQKLSPDVVNINTISQFLSQQWGLAQETIQIDWIK, encoded by the coding sequence ATGCAATACCTTGCTAGTTGGATAGAACAATTAATTCTACTTGTACTCTTTGCCACATTCGTGGATCTCCTTCTTCCTACCACAGGCTTACAACGTTATGTTCGCTTCATCCTTGCCTTAATCATTCTTGTAACCATGCTTTCTCCCATCTTAGGTCTTCTTTCCAATGAGTTTTCCCTTCAGTCCATCACCGAAAAACTAATCATGCTACCTTTACAGCAAAATAATCAAAGTATGAAAGAGTTAGAGCAGGCTCAGCAACGTCTAGTCAATATACAAGAGGATTTAATCCATCAGGAATTTCTCCTAAGAGTGCAGGAAAATGTGCGTCAACAGGTGGAGCTTCAATTTCCAGTCTCTGTTGCTAGTATTCAGGTGCATTGGCGTAAGACAGAAGGGGATAGTCTTGTCATCACAGGCATGAATGTCCGAGTTGCAGAAGGGAACGCAGTAAGGAGCGAACGGGGCAAAGCAGGAACAGCAAGTAGTCAGGCAGATCAGACCGTTCATGTCGTTCAAGCTGTCAATGTGGATCCAGTACAGATTAAGCCAATATCTGTAAGTGATGAGCAGACTTCCAATGAAAGCTCAGGGCAAAAGCTTTCGCCAGATGTTGTAAATATCAATACCATCTCCCAGTTTCTTAGCCAGCAATGGGGCCTTGCTCAGGAGACGATTCAGATTGATTGGATCAAATAA
- the spoIIIAD gene encoding stage III sporulation protein AD: MEIIQIIGLGLTATLLVMVLQEHAPIIAYIIVLVTGIFIFFYLLDKISLVIQLLERIAIQANVNLIFLETILKIIGIAYIIEFAAQLTRDAGQSSIASKIELAGKITILVLAIPILSVIIDTILRLLP; the protein is encoded by the coding sequence ATGGAGATTATCCAAATTATTGGTTTGGGTCTAACGGCCACTCTCCTTGTGATGGTTCTTCAAGAGCATGCACCCATCATTGCATATATTATCGTACTTGTAACAGGGATTTTTATCTTTTTCTACTTACTAGATAAAATCTCATTGGTGATTCAACTTTTAGAGCGGATTGCCATTCAAGCTAACGTAAATCTGATTTTTTTGGAGACCATCCTCAAGATTATTGGAATTGCTTATATTATTGAATTCGCAGCGCAGCTAACGAGAGACGCAGGTCAATCATCCATTGCCAGCAAGATTGAACTGGCAGGAAAGATAACGATCCTGGTTCTCGCCATTCCTATTCTTTCGGTGATTATCGATACCATTCTCCGATTGCTTCCTTAA
- the xseA gene encoding exodeoxyribonuclease VII large subunit: MVTQYLKQLMDEDPILQDCWIRGEISNFKHHSSGHMYLTLKDEKSRLKAVMFAGYNRFMRFKPKDGDHVLVRGNISVYDRDGQYQLYIKEMQLDGVGNLFQAFEQLKLKLAGEGLFAQERKRDLPSYPQVVGVLTSPTGAAVRDIISTIQRRYPPARLILYPVQVQGEEAAASIVAALQRANQFPLADVLIVGRGGGSIEELWAFNEEPVARAIAASQLPVISAVGHETDFTIADFVADVRAATPTAAAELAVPDWTQLQQRIQVNHQRILFQMGERLKRSALRLDHLMNRYAFRYPRRQLELAQQHLDQLVDRMAPAIKNLQKDGANQLRQREHQLLRFHPAQRIERFKERQQNQEKWLLKTMGQQLQQTQQGLSQMLKQLDAMSPLKVMMRGYGVIYDEKQEQVLTSVRQVTPTDHLNIRMQDGWIACQIEDIKEE, from the coding sequence ATGGTGACACAATATTTGAAGCAGCTCATGGATGAAGATCCAATTCTGCAAGACTGTTGGATCCGCGGAGAGATTTCTAATTTTAAGCACCATAGTAGTGGACACATGTATCTCACCTTGAAGGATGAGAAGAGCCGTTTAAAGGCTGTGATGTTTGCCGGTTATAATCGTTTTATGCGCTTCAAACCGAAGGATGGAGATCATGTGCTAGTGCGTGGCAATATCTCCGTCTATGATCGCGATGGGCAATATCAGTTATATATTAAGGAGATGCAATTGGACGGGGTAGGTAATCTTTTTCAAGCCTTCGAGCAATTGAAGCTAAAGTTGGCGGGGGAGGGATTATTTGCCCAGGAAAGAAAGCGTGATCTTCCAAGCTATCCGCAGGTTGTAGGTGTGCTCACCTCGCCTACAGGTGCAGCAGTCCGAGATATTATCAGTACAATTCAACGCCGTTATCCACCTGCTAGGCTCATCCTATATCCTGTGCAGGTTCAGGGTGAAGAGGCTGCAGCTTCCATCGTTGCAGCCCTCCAAAGAGCGAACCAGTTCCCATTAGCAGATGTATTGATCGTCGGTCGAGGTGGAGGCTCGATTGAGGAACTATGGGCCTTCAATGAGGAACCGGTAGCCCGAGCAATTGCTGCTTCCCAGCTTCCTGTTATCTCTGCTGTCGGACATGAAACGGATTTTACCATCGCAGATTTTGTGGCAGATGTTCGTGCAGCCACACCGACGGCCGCTGCAGAATTGGCAGTACCTGACTGGACGCAGCTTCAGCAGCGGATTCAGGTGAACCATCAGCGGATCCTCTTTCAGATGGGAGAACGGCTGAAGCGCTCTGCTCTTCGATTGGATCACCTGATGAATCGTTATGCCTTCCGTTACCCGCGCCGCCAATTGGAGCTAGCACAGCAGCATCTGGACCAATTGGTAGATCGGATGGCACCTGCCATTAAAAATTTGCAGAAGGATGGAGCCAACCAGCTCCGTCAGCGCGAGCATCAATTGCTCCGCTTCCATCCAGCCCAACGAATTGAGCGCTTCAAGGAACGGCAACAAAACCAAGAAAAGTGGTTACTCAAAACCATGGGTCAACAGCTGCAACAAACACAACAAGGCTTAAGCCAAATGCTCAAGCAATTGGATGCCATGAGTCCACTCAAGGTAATGATGCGGGGATATGGTGTGATTTATGATGAGAAGCAGGAGCAGGTGCTTACCAGCGTTCGACAAGTAACCCCTACAGATCACCTCAATATTCGTATGCAGGATGGTTGGATTGCCTGTCAGATTGAGGATATTAAGGAGGAGTAA
- a CDS encoding Asp23/Gls24 family envelope stress response protein — protein METELPANFTTSQIGTISISTEVFELIARLVAEEVPGIVQMSSGFMGELAERFGRKGRGVRVEVENNQVSVEISVVVQYGFAIPVVARDLQLRVRQAIVSMTGMDVQKVDVYVDGIDVKDELQPQKQPAGIRVK, from the coding sequence ATGGAAACAGAATTGCCTGCTAATTTTACTACAAGTCAGATCGGTACCATCTCCATTTCAACGGAGGTGTTTGAGTTAATCGCTCGCCTCGTTGCCGAAGAAGTCCCAGGTATTGTCCAAATGAGCAGCGGGTTTATGGGGGAGCTTGCTGAACGTTTTGGTCGGAAAGGACGCGGTGTGAGAGTAGAGGTAGAGAATAACCAGGTTTCTGTTGAAATCTCCGTTGTAGTACAGTATGGATTTGCGATCCCTGTGGTAGCCCGAGATCTTCAACTTCGTGTTCGCCAGGCCATCGTAAGTATGACAGGTATGGATGTCCAAAAGGTGGATGTCTATGTTGATGGCATTGATGTGAAGGATGAGCTCCAACCACAGAAGCAGCCTGCTGGGATACGGGTGAAATAA
- the nusB gene encoding transcription antitermination factor NusB produces MTRHEARIKVIQALYQMDLTEISKEEAYQNVCEEENEPFVQQLLYGIVEVQEEIDQLIQPNLTGWSLPRLAILDRAILRLAVYEMGWLEEIPSRVSMDEAIELAKDYGTDESPKFINGVLNAVLRSLSTSGQQES; encoded by the coding sequence ATGACGCGACATGAAGCTCGAATCAAGGTAATACAAGCCCTATACCAGATGGACTTAACAGAGATATCGAAAGAAGAAGCATATCAGAATGTCTGCGAAGAAGAGAATGAGCCTTTTGTGCAGCAACTTTTATATGGCATTGTGGAAGTGCAAGAGGAGATTGATCAATTGATTCAACCCAATTTAACAGGATGGAGTCTTCCTCGTTTGGCTATTCTCGATCGGGCCATTCTCCGATTGGCAGTATATGAGATGGGTTGGCTGGAAGAGATTCCTTCTCGTGTAAGCATGGATGAAGCCATTGAACTGGCAAAGGACTATGGAACAGACGAATCGCCAAAGTTTATTAATGGCGTGCTCAATGCTGTACTCCGCTCCTTATCTACTTCAGGTCAACAAGAGAGCTAA
- a CDS encoding SpoIIIAH-like family protein: MNRIKRDRSPRGRNVNLNMKKQTVFLFTMLALMVVLSAYYMLTDDTLPTSSDGNLDEIAGTVNTNGDDINTALTNVSNNDYFDALALEKSIKNAEKLAYYVDIIAADSDAETVAEAKKKMDEIMSMEENQLVLEEIIKSQGYGEVVVMTQDNKVHVVVQSEKDLELMQADQIIGVVAKHFNISGNEIVVYTHP, from the coding sequence ATGAATCGGATAAAACGAGATAGAAGTCCTCGAGGTAGGAATGTAAATTTGAATATGAAGAAACAGACTGTTTTCTTGTTCACCATGCTAGCTTTAATGGTGGTGTTATCTGCTTATTATATGCTGACGGATGATACACTGCCTACAAGCAGCGACGGGAACCTCGATGAAATCGCTGGTACAGTCAATACAAATGGTGATGATATTAATACAGCCTTAACCAATGTGAGTAATAATGATTACTTCGATGCACTCGCCCTTGAAAAATCGATAAAAAATGCTGAAAAGCTCGCTTATTACGTGGATATCATCGCAGCTGATTCTGATGCAGAAACTGTAGCTGAAGCGAAGAAAAAGATGGATGAGATCATGAGTATGGAAGAGAACCAGTTGGTGCTAGAGGAGATTATTAAATCGCAGGGCTATGGAGAAGTGGTTGTTATGACGCAGGATAATAAAGTGCATGTGGTGGTTCAAAGTGAGAAAGACCTGGAATTGATGCAAGCGGATCAAATTATCGGCGTTGTTGCGAAGCACTTCAATATCTCAGGCAATGAAATCGTAGTCTATACCCATCCGTAG
- a CDS encoding DUF2273 domain-containing protein produces MNVNRMDEWLTRMAPYRGRIAGTLFGLLFGIVFLIVGFWRTLFFIFLVLMGYYFGHKIDKREDLVSIVFRILPDKFFKQKPPF; encoded by the coding sequence ATGAATGTGAATCGAATGGATGAATGGCTAACAAGGATGGCGCCTTATCGTGGTAGGATTGCTGGGACGTTATTTGGGCTCCTTTTTGGCATTGTTTTTTTAATCGTTGGATTCTGGCGCACGCTTTTCTTTATCTTTCTTGTTCTGATGGGCTACTATTTCGGGCATAAGATCGATAAACGGGAGGATCTTGTATCCATTGTGTTTCGAATCCTTCCAGATAAATTTTTTAAACAAAAACCACCTTTTTAA
- the amaP gene encoding alkaline shock response membrane anchor protein AmaP, which translates to MKIGMKLLLFLYSLAIGIISLIAFAVGTKLVGEVAVMDWMETFYASNQVSIIVSIVTLLVAVLSFIILLSLFSRSEPTVNSVSKKTDLGQVMISLETLQGITLKAARRIKGIEQVESKIRPSEAGIEVLLRCTVDGDTPIEPMTNQVQDAVKQQVEAIAGIQVTNVSVAIAALQKQTEKTIRVE; encoded by the coding sequence ATGAAAATTGGCATGAAGCTCTTGTTATTCCTATATTCTCTAGCAATCGGGATTATCTCGTTAATCGCATTCGCTGTTGGAACAAAATTAGTTGGTGAAGTAGCTGTGATGGACTGGATGGAGACTTTCTATGCTTCCAACCAAGTTTCAATCATCGTAAGTATTGTGACACTGCTTGTGGCTGTACTCAGTTTTATTATTTTACTCTCTCTATTCTCCCGTTCTGAACCCACTGTAAACAGTGTTAGTAAGAAAACCGATCTAGGTCAGGTGATGATCTCCCTTGAGACATTACAAGGAATTACCTTGAAAGCGGCACGTCGGATTAAGGGAATTGAACAGGTGGAATCCAAAATCCGTCCTAGTGAAGCAGGGATTGAAGTACTGCTTCGTTGTACTGTAGATGGGGACACGCCCATTGAGCCCATGACCAATCAAGTACAAGATGCGGTAAAGCAGCAGGTTGAAGCAATTGCAGGAATCCAAGTTACCAATGTCTCGGTGGCAATTGCAGCGCTACAAAAGCAGACAGAAAAAACGATCCGAGTAGAATAA
- the spoIIIAG gene encoding stage III sporulation protein AG, whose amino-acid sequence MGSWFQNLWELLVRLWSNDQTGAKLTSLQKLLVLGLLGVLLIWLGSSFQVEKQEKPLEEQLVYQPEGLEAFSQRKESTNPIRQYEEMYEVQLREILEQIAGVEDVSVMVNLESSEEIIIQQNIRTTNQNTHEKDSQQGTRVVIDSSSDTQAVIIQQEDQQQPVIIKTIKPKVRGVLVVAKGVEHAKVQRWIMESVQKVLDVPLHKISVVPKK is encoded by the coding sequence ATGGGGTCATGGTTTCAGAATTTATGGGAGCTGTTGGTTCGCTTATGGTCCAATGACCAAACCGGTGCAAAATTGACCTCACTTCAGAAGCTGCTGGTATTAGGCCTACTAGGCGTATTACTCATCTGGTTAGGGTCATCATTTCAGGTGGAAAAGCAAGAGAAACCACTGGAAGAGCAGCTTGTGTACCAACCAGAGGGTTTAGAGGCTTTCTCTCAACGTAAGGAGAGTACCAACCCCATCCGACAATACGAAGAGATGTATGAGGTACAGCTGCGTGAGATCCTTGAACAAATTGCTGGGGTAGAGGATGTATCAGTGATGGTTAATTTGGAATCCAGTGAAGAAATTATCATTCAGCAGAATATTCGGACTACCAATCAGAATACACATGAAAAAGACAGCCAGCAGGGGACAAGAGTGGTGATAGATTCCTCAAGTGATACGCAGGCCGTCATTATACAACAAGAGGATCAGCAACAGCCTGTGATCATAAAAACCATAAAGCCGAAAGTAAGGGGGGTATTGGTGGTAGCCAAGGGTGTAGAGCATGCGAAGGTACAGCGTTGGATCATGGAATCGGTTCAAAAGGTCTTAGATGTACCACTGCATAAAATTTCAGTGGTACCCAAAAAATAA